Proteins co-encoded in one Rhodothermus sp. genomic window:
- a CDS encoding acetyl-CoA C-acetyltransferase — MARDAYIFEALRTPRGRGKTTGSLYEVKPIDLLATLFIELKRRYELDTAQVDDVMLGCVTPIGEQGGNIAKTAALYAGWDLSVPGVQINRFCASGLDAVNLAAMKVRSGWEDLVVAGGIESMSRVPMGADGGPMMLDPAVSMKIGFVPQGIGADLIATIEGFSREDVDRYALCSQQRAAHARANGYFKSIVPVRDQNGLVVLAEDEHIRPDTTLEALAALPPAFEMMGTMGFDDVALQKYVTVERINHVHTAGNSSGIVDGAALVLIGSREKGEALGLKPRARIVSAALVGTEPTIMLTGPAPASKKALQKAGMTLDDIDLIEVNEAFAAVVLKFIRDMGLEDEGPERVNVNGGAIAMGHPLGATGAMLLGTALDELERRDLSTALITLCVGGGMGIATIIERV, encoded by the coding sequence ATGGCCCGTGACGCTTACATTTTCGAGGCGCTTCGTACGCCCCGCGGTCGGGGTAAGACGACCGGATCGCTTTACGAGGTCAAGCCCATTGATTTGCTCGCCACGCTCTTTATTGAACTCAAACGGCGCTATGAGCTGGACACGGCGCAGGTGGACGACGTCATGCTGGGTTGCGTGACCCCCATCGGCGAGCAGGGCGGAAATATTGCAAAGACGGCTGCCCTTTATGCAGGGTGGGATCTCTCGGTGCCCGGCGTACAGATTAACCGTTTTTGCGCCTCCGGGCTCGATGCGGTCAACCTGGCTGCCATGAAGGTGCGTTCTGGCTGGGAAGACCTGGTGGTGGCCGGCGGGATCGAGTCGATGTCGCGTGTGCCGATGGGAGCGGATGGAGGCCCTATGATGCTGGATCCGGCCGTCAGTATGAAGATCGGTTTCGTACCGCAGGGCATTGGGGCGGATCTGATTGCGACGATCGAAGGATTTTCGCGCGAAGATGTCGACCGCTATGCGCTCTGCTCGCAACAGCGGGCCGCGCATGCCCGGGCCAACGGCTACTTCAAGTCGATCGTACCGGTACGCGACCAGAACGGACTGGTGGTGCTGGCCGAAGATGAACATATTCGGCCCGACACCACGCTTGAAGCACTGGCCGCACTGCCGCCGGCTTTCGAGATGATGGGCACAATGGGCTTCGACGACGTGGCCCTGCAAAAATACGTCACCGTCGAGCGCATCAACCATGTGCACACGGCAGGCAACTCGTCGGGCATTGTCGATGGCGCTGCGCTTGTGCTGATCGGTTCTCGCGAAAAGGGCGAAGCGCTGGGTCTGAAGCCGAGGGCCCGGATCGTCTCGGCTGCGCTGGTAGGTACCGAGCCCACGATCATGCTGACCGGACCGGCACCGGCCTCGAAAAAAGCGCTTCAAAAGGCCGGCATGACGCTCGACGACATCGACCTGATTGAGGTCAACGAGGCGTTTGCAGCTGTGGTGCTCAAGTTTATACGGGATATGGGGCTGGAAGACGAGGGGCCGGAGCGGGTGAACGTGAATGGCGGTGCTATCGCGATGGGCCACCCGCTGGGGGCCACGGGGGCTATGCTGCTGGGAACAGCTTTGGACGAGCTGGAGCGCCGCGACCTGTCGACGGCCCTGATCACGCTATGCGTGGGCGGGGGTATGGGTATTGCCACCATCATCGAACGGGTGTGA